DNA sequence from the Liolophura sinensis isolate JHLJ2023 chromosome 1, CUHK_Ljap_v2, whole genome shotgun sequence genome:
TGTGGTGGTTTGACTACCCTATAGCAGACATTTCATATATGAGTATGGTGTTTGACTACCCTATAGCAGACATTTCATATATGAGTGTGGTGTTTGACTACCCTATAGCAGACCATTTCATATATGAGTGTGGTGTTTGACTACACCATAGCAGACATTTTATATATGAATAGTGTTTGACTACCCTATAGCAGATATTTCATATTACGAATAGTGTTTCACTACCGTATAGCAGACATTTTATATACGAATTGTGTATGACAACTCTATGGCAAATACTTTATATTTAAGTATAGTGTTTGACTACCCATATCAGATATTTTAAACATGAGTACAGTGACTGACAACCATGTGGACATTTTACCTTTGACTATAGTGTTGACTACCCTATATAAGGCattttatatatgaatattGATTGACTATACCCAAGCAGATATTTCACACAAATAGTGTTTCATTACTCTAGTAAATATTTCAGGTAAATactttctgtatttatttatttatttgattggtgttttacgccgtattcaagaatatttctcttatacttcaagaccagcattatggtaggtggaaacagggcagagcccgcgggaaaccacgaccatcggcatgttgcagacagaccttcccacgtacggccggagaggaagccagcatgaactggacttgaactctacagcgaccgccttggtgaaaggctcctgggtcattacgctgcgctagcgcgctaaccaactgagccacagaggcccctaaatACTTTCTGACTAAAGTAGAGGTGGATTTACTTGGCTGAACTTCAAAGCCGGACAGGTATTTTAACGGAGATGCCTTTTACTATATGGCCTGACAAACACGCAGTGCTGCCGACATTTGCTCCATCGTTGTGATAAAGTGTGATGTTGAATCCCGTTGATAAACCCGCAACTTATATGTCAGAGCTTTGTCAAGAACCTGCGGAAAACGTAAAATCataatcagataaatcaatcaatcagtcaatctttatgttttgtattcagGTCTGGTAGGCCATTGTATCTCTGGTCGGAGGTGTCCTGGGAATGGCACAAGTATTGCATTGAGCCGGCCGGTTTCAAACCTTTGTGAAACGGACTTCACACGTATTCAAACATGGGCAACAGCAAAGCCGCGATGACCTTGGTGACCTCCTATTCGGGTAGATGGCAAGTGGAGGTGTGGTCATGCTGACAGACCCAACTGATGCCCGTGTCGAGTTTTAAGACTCATACATGAGTGTAGAAAACGTTGGTACTAGTGCTTATAGACTTTCAACTATAAGTTTATGACGCCCTAGCAATAACTTGACGAAGCAGGCTATTATAAGGTGTGTGTTccatacataaatgaataaagggagataatcacgAAGATGAGTTAGCTAAAGCCACGCGTGTGACAGGTTAATAAAAGTTTATAATTTTCAGAAtaagattaaataaataatactgaaaaaaacAGTTAATGTGAAATTCCATACAacaccatacaaacattattttcaagtacCTTTTCTCTTTAAgcaaaatcggaaaaaatattgaagaccgaATGTACGAATAACTTTTCgtactctttcatctgaactttatgacatttttatgttttctccacctttaagccATAAGCTTTCATTCTGTGACTGATGAAAAAGAGTTGTCCATGAACCCCATTCCAGCAGTTCTGAACAAGCCATGGATTGCAATCTTAAAGCTAATGTTACATAACAATGTCACTGTGTTTGAGGTCATCTGTTATTCTTCTCCCGCGGTACACAGGATCCGAGATAAGGGGGCTTTTAATGTGCGTTGCCGTTTGCTTGAGAGAGTGAACATTTCATCCATGCTACACTCAGCTTTagacatgcatattttatttgatagggAAATGAGTAACGCAAACGGTATTCAAAAAACGGGGGTCAAAAACTAATAAGTGAGTTTTGaattggaactcttttgtcgtcaaaggtaaaGACTGTCGTACTCTGTCATCTGGCTGGTTCCCTCCGCCTGACGTTAGATGGTGTTAATCTCTTCAGCCGACGGGGTAGACACAGGATAAATTAACCTGATGTCACAATCAAGGTACGCAGAGCAAGTCAGGGAACCAAACTACTGTATCATGATGTGTGGAAAGTGTTGTTGACATTATTTACCAATACCCGGCCTCACCGTGTTCCAGAAGCATAAATGATACCTCTTCCTTTAGGGAACTTCTCAAGCTCAACAACTGTCAGGTTGTTGCAATATGCAGTACATACTTCTCCCGGTGGATGTGATTGCTCCAGTAACACTGATTTATCCGACACACATGCACCATTTAAATAATCGGTAGGCGCTGCTCTGTTTTATGTGCATTTCAGACTCATTGCCAACAATACCTCCGGCAACAACAACGGCAACATTACCAGTGAGGACGACCGAAGCAACAACTGTGGAGACTGAAGATGTTACGGCACGATCTCGGAAAGGCAACACGACCGTCACTGATTCACAATCTGGGGAAGACTGCAGAGGTCAGTTTCGCAACACGAAATTTAATGGTAGCTTATAAGGGAAATATAGGTTTGACTTTTGCATTGTTCACTGTTGGGGGACGAGCCCTTGTCTTCAAACAGTGATTGCGCAAGTCGTTAATGAAAAATGAACGTATTTTGCTTTAGCAAGGTGCTAACTGTCCTACTGGAACCTTATCAATCTCTATATTTTCTACTGCCATTTGGAACTGAATGGATATTTATTACCCTGTGATGCATACAATAtagtttgaatttattttaaattatttataaatataggGTGATTTCCataaaatgttctttttgtctttgtcatcACGGATCAAACAATAAATTTTCGCTTTGCCCAATGCGTCTTTTTATATACACGAACCTAAACTTCTTTTACTGACAGTTGATCAAAAGGATTGGGTGCAAGTTCAACAACTTATAAATCTCTTTGTTGAcgaaatacatatttgtattgtatTAATATAGCAGAAATAAATGAGGCGGGAAGAAGCCACTAGCAAAGTATAGACGGTTGGAAAAATAGCGGAACGAAAAGGTGACGTAGTTCAACTGGCTGCACTTATGTCTCAGCTTTGTATGGataatgtttgttttacttGGACCAGTCAAGAAGAACTTGTGTGGTTAAGTAATGGCGCTAGATCGTAATTTCATTTTGAAGTTATTTAGAGTTGGAGTATTTCCAATCTCTAGATCTAGATTGTTCGATCTAGATGATTTGCGCATGAAAAAATGAATTACGAGAGATATTTCGTCGAATTCGGAGAAACATgtaattgtaataatttatgagATTATAGTCTGAGAAATTACGGTGACAAGATCATTAATATGGAAGGAAGCCATACCCGTATGAATTTTATACATAGAagttaatttaatattttcccTTCTTTTAGCTAATGATTCCCTCCCCTTACATGTGTAAAGTGCATCTCATAATACGTCAAgtgggggggggagaggggggagGGGTACCAGTACTAATCCGTCTTGCAGCAAGCTGATTCATCATTGGTCCTCCATGCCATACTAGTGAGGGTATTTCATTAAAGGCCTGACAAATTAAACAGAGATTTGTCCCAAGCATTATCTACTTCTCTATCTGTTATCTATCTAATATACACATTGCATAATTCCAGTTCTTGTGGACACTGAATCTGCAATGTGTTCCATATGGGTTATCTTTTTACAATTCTTTTGGAAATATAATCCcaaatttttatgtttatcGTAGGTCTCAGTCTTCTGTTTGAAATTAGTAGgagtatagtttttttttagagCGTTAAAGTTACAATGGCATTTATTCGACCAGCCAAAAGAGAATTCACATCATTATCCATGACTGCTTCAATAGTCAAAATGTTGTCCAGATATATAAGCTACAGATACACATCATGGTGGTTGATAGGCTAGTAGTCTCAGGTGGGTAGATGGTATCTCTCTGTCTTGTGTTTATCAGGCTAAAGAATCAGTAGATGTGTCAGACTATGAAACATGTATAAGGCACTCGCTTAGATAGCAAAATCGCTGGCTGGCTGTGAGTGTCTggggctggtttcatgaagtACACGTAGGATTAAGTAGCCCTTTGCTAAGTGGcgtttatatctctacaacatgtaGTGTCATGGTAGTTAAAGGCTTACTGAGCTAACCGCATTTCACGAAACCGACCCCAGCCCCTTTATCGATGATATCGTATGTTTGCTATCAGTCTTCGGCTGTGGTTTGTCTTTGGCGAAGGGTGACGGTTAACTTCCGGTACTCTGGTTCCCTTTATCTATGGATTCCCCTCTGATGGCCATGATGTAGACCTTAgtagaaaataaataagtaaataaataaaaatatattatttacttaatttaaaattaataaacgaatatgtataatatattaaatgttcctctccggccgtacgtgggaaggtttgtcaacaacatgcggatggttatgggtttcccccgggctctgcccggtttcctcccacaataatgctagccgccttcgtataagtgaaatattcttgaatacggcgtaaaacaccaatcaaataaataaatcaaataatatattaaatgcatttaataaataaaataggtCGAGATTGAGTCTATCAGAACATGATATCATGAGGCTGATAAAGGTTTAGCACAAATCTGAGCTAATGGAGTTTCAGACGAGTTATGAAAAGATCCTAAAGATTTATGCGATTTAGTTTAAATGGTTTAAGGAGTAAACCCTTCTTGTATATCATCTCTACGCAAAGGTCTGATGGCTTGTTAAGATAATTATCCACACAATTATGTACATTAACCTTTTATATGTTTGACTTTTATACGTTAATAAGACCGAACTTAACCTTTATCTCTTCTAAGGAGACTATACTCCCGCTGCTCCAGTGCACCAATTAAGGATTCAGTTAAACTCTTGTGAGCTACCGGTAATATTTAATGCTTTCATGTATTGTTCAGTAAAGTAATCATAGCAGTTGTTTGTAAATCTGGCCTGGCTCAAGTCAATTGGATGCTTTACAGGTGAATGGTAGTCAAGTAAAATTACACGTGGTGTATTTCTGATCTAGGGAATACTGTTATCGTCGAAGTGGTGGTTGCAGGAGTTATCATttgtgttgccatggtgatcGGAGCGGTGTTGTACTATAAAAGAAGGTAATCATTCTTAATCATTCCGTTACCATAATTCAGAAAGATAACCACACCACTGAGTATCCAGTTTTGGTCCTTGTACTTCTGTTTCTTTGTGAAAAACGTTGCAAACTTCCTCAGTCTCAGGCATTCAAGGGTAACTTTCAAAGCCGTGATAATCACTGTAATAATAACTTTCAATGTTGGGATATCCACGGGTGATTTTCAGTGGTGTGGTCTTTATGGGTGACTTTCAGTGGTGTGATATCCACGGATGACTTCCAATGTTTTTATACGCACGGGTGACTTTCAGTGCTATGATATCCACAGGTGATATATCGACGGGTGACTTTCAATGCCACTAATGACTAACATTGTTGTGATATCAACGGGTGATTTTCAGTGCAGTGATGTCCAGTGCTGACGTTAAAGCTGTGATATTTATGAGTGACATTCAGTGCTGTGATATCGACGAATAACTTTCAAATGCTTTACCAGTATAAAATTAGTATGtaactaccaaaattgcctatCTTTAGTGACACGTAACTACACAAGCTTTACACAGCCATATGTTGGAAATCCATATTATTTTATAGAAAatggtttttcttttcttggttTCGACAACAAGAACTCATTGTAGCCAAACTTCTGGAGTTTTACAtcatgatttattaatttatttatttgattggtattcttatgccgtactcaagaatattttgcaaATACTACGGCGGAATATCATGAATTGGAAAAAGTTCGGAATGAATATTCCTTGCAACAATGTAGAAGTCAAACATAGCAAGATGAACATCTTGTGGACTTATGTGTCACATACAAAGTGAAATTTTGATAGTAAATACGACAGGCTTTACAGAAAGATGAATATTGGTGACAAAAGAAACACACTATAGATATTGACAACTTCACCTAGAGCCAACAACCTAACAATTTTACCATTTAAATTCCACATTTTCTCTGCGCCCAAAAGGATAGTATATTCTCATCTAAGCTATAtctgctgttgtcttttatttttattgttctcTTTTACTTTAGACCTACGCAAACATCAGGAGTaatttttgaaaatgacacGGAAATACCGTCAATCAGCTATTCCGATAAGACACAAACCACGAATACGCCGCTGTACGCCAATGTTGACGTTCCGATTCCGCAAGGACAGCGCGTGGAAAAAGAGAGCAACCTGAGGGAAGAGGACGTTGATTACCTCACTCTTGGCTCATCACAGAGTCCTCATTACCAGGTTCCTCAGGCTCTCGAGCGCGGAGAACACAGCTACAGCAAACTACGTTACTGATCTGAATCAGTCTGTGTTGACTGACGTAACTGACGTGACGTCACGTCCAGTGCAAGACGTAGAAACCAGATGAAGGTTACCACAGAGTACCTCACAGTACGAGGGTATTCTATATCGCTGTTGTAAACCACATGTGTACCtaaatgcatgcatatttaGCTATTTCAAATGCCAGTGTTGACTGTATAACTTACTGAACTTAAATGGAACCCAAATAATGCTGTCACACACGTATTAACTCCTTAAGTTGCCAAGTGTACCAGTAATCCATATGGGATCTTTTATAAATGTTGCGGTGGCCATGTTTTCCTTCGGCAACACCATTAGCCAGGTGACTagatatgtacagtattttaGCAATCTTTTGACATTTTGCTGCGATGTAATGTTCTCGTTTATGCTCAGTAACATAATGTAatttttgttgctgtttttttagcatatttcattgCATTTCACGCAGATAAAGTTAGGTACTACTTGTATAAACTTTTCGTAGGAGCACTATTTTTAGGAAGTTGCGCGGCCCTTCGTATAGCGGAAACATTCAAACAGGCCATCCAGTGCTTCCTATCCAAGTAGGTTTATTACATTGTGCTACAGCACTGAAATACCTTTTTAACTGTCTGTATATCATATTAAATAACCATAGTTAC
Encoded proteins:
- the LOC135462093 gene encoding uncharacterized protein LOC135462093; this encodes MEFTRYTQAWLIVAFIVSTELTYAQISDSLPTIPPATTTATLPVRTTEATTVETEDVTARSRKGNTTVTDSQSGEDCRGNTVIVEVVVAGVIICVAMVIGAVLYYKRRPTQTSGVIFENDTEIPSISYSDKTQTTNTPLYANVDVPIPQGQRVEKESNLREEDVDYLTLGSSQSPHYQVPQALERGEHSYSKLRY